The genome window TCAGGACGGTCGCATGTCCGTCGTGCACAACGGTCGCAAGATCGACCTGCGCGTGGCGACCCTGCCGACGGTGTGGGGCGAGAAGATCGTCATGCGCATCCTCGACAACTCCACCGCGAGCCTCGACCTGCGCGACTTGTCGTTCCTCGAGCATAACTACGCGACGTACAAGGAGTCGTACACCAAGCCGTACGGCATGATCCTCGTCACCGGCCCCACGGGCTCCGGCAAGTCGACGACGCTGTACGCGACGCTCAACGCGGTGTCCAAGCCCGAGATCAACGTCATCACCGTCGAGGACCCCGTCGAGTACCGGCTGCCCGGCATCAACCAGGTGCAGGTCAACCCGAAGGCCGGCCTGACGTTCGCCGCGGCGCTGCGCTCGATCCTGCGCTCCGACCCGGACGTCGTGCTGCTCGGTGAGATCCGCGACCACGAGACGGCGCAGATCGCGATCGAGGCCGCCCTGACCGGCCACCTCGTGCTGTCGACCCTGCACACCAACGACGCTCCCTCGGCCGTGACGCGTCTGACCGAGATGGGCATCGAGCCGTTCCTCGTCGGCTCGGCCCTCGACTGCGTGGTCGCCCAGCGGCTCGCGCGCCGGCTGTGCACGCGGTGCAAGGAGCAGTACACGCCGGCGCAGCACGAGCTGGAGGCCGCGCGCTTCCCGTGGATGCCGGGCGAGCCCCTGCCCCAGCTCTACCGCCCCGCGGGGTGCACGGCCTGCTCGCGGACCGGCTACAAGGGGCGGCTCGCGCTGCACGAGGTGATGCGCGTGACCGAGGAGATCGAGCGGCACGCCGTCGCGCACTCGTCGGCGCTCGAGATCAACGCGACCGCCGTCAAGCAGGGGATGCTGGGTCTGCGTGAGGACGGGTGGCAGAAGGTGGCCGACGGTCTGACGTCGATCGAGGAGATCCTGCGCGTCGTCGCCTGAGCGAGTCGGACGCACGCTCAAGTGCGGACCTGCAGCCGCCGATGCCTTGGCAAGGCCGCCGGACGGGTGGCACTCGCCGGCGCGGAGGACTGCAGTGACGGACAGCTACCCGGGCGGACCCACGCGGCCGCTCCCGCCCTACCGACCGGTGACCGGCGAACGTCCCCCAGCAGCGGCCGTGTTCCTGCCCGTGCCGTCGCAGTCCCACGACGCGCGGCCGCCTGCGACCTCCGCCTTCCCGTCGCGTCCGATGCAGCCGGGTGAGACGTTCGCACCTGCGGACCCGCCGCCCCCGCCGGTGCCGCCGTCGCAGCGGGTGCCGGTGCCGCAGCAGCCGACGGCGGCGATGCCGGTCAGTCCCGTCCCGCCGGCAGCGGGCCACGCGCGCGCCGCGGGTCCCGGTGCCCCGCGTGCCGCGGCACCGCAGCAGCAGCGCTCGGGCAGCGGCATGCAGCGCCAGCCCGACGACATCGACATCGACCAGGTCCTGCGCGCCATGGTCGAGGCGGGCGGCTCCGACCTGCACCTGACGGCCGGCGCGCCGCCGACGGTCCGGATCTCGGGGAGCCTGAAGCCCCTCGGCGGGTTCGCCCCGATGATGCCCGAGCCGCTGCGCCGCTCGATCTACGCGATGCTCACGCAGAAGAACCGGGAGAAGTTCGAGGCGAACCTCGAGCTCGACATCTCGCACGCCGTGCGCGGGCTCGCGCGGTTCCGGGTCAACGTCTACCAGCAGCGCGAGTCCGTCGGGGCCGCGTTCCGCGTGATCCCGTACGAGATCAAGGAGCTCAAGGACCTCGGTGTGCCGCCGATCGTCGGCACGTTCGCGGGCATGCCGCGCGGCCTGGTCCTCGTGACCGGACCGACGGGCTCGGGGAAGTCGACGACGCTCGCGTCGATCGTCGACCTCGCGAACCGCACGCGCGAGGACCACATCATGACGGTCGAGGACCCCATCGAGTTCCTGCACCGGCACAAGAAGTGCGTCGTCAACCAGCGCGAGGTCGGCGCGGACACGCACTCGTTCGCGAACGCCCTCAAGCACGTGCTGCGCCAGGACCCCGACATCATCCTGGTCGGCGAGATGCGTGACCTGGAGACCATCTCGGTGGCGCTGACCGCGGCCGAGACCGGGCACCTGGTCTTCGCGACCCTGCACACGCAGGACGCCGCGCAGACCATCGACCGCATCATCGACGTGTTCCCCGCCCACCAGCAGGCCCAGGTGCGCACGCAGCTCGCGGGTGCGCTGCAGGGCGTCGTCTGCCAGACGCTCGTCAAGCGGTCCGACGGTCCGGGGCGTGCGGTGGCCACCGAGGTGCTGATCGCCACACCGGCCATCCGCAACCTCATCCGTGAGGGCAAGACGCACCAGATCTACTCGGCGATGCAGGCCGGTGCCCAGCAGGGGATGCACACGCTCGACCAGCACCTCGCGGACCTGGTGAAGGACAACAAGGTCACCTACGAGGCGGGGCTGGAGGCGTGCCACCACGTCGAGGACTACAACCGCCTGACCGGCCGGTTCTCCGGCGGCAGCCAGGGCGCGGCCGGCATGGGCGGCATGGACCCGTACGCGAGCATGGAGATGGACATGGGGAGCATGTGATGGCCGAGGGGACGAAGACCTTCGAGTACGCGGTCCGCGACCGCGAGGGCAAGATCGTCAAGGGCCGGCTCGAGGCCACGGACCAGGCGGCCGTCGCGAACAAGCTCAAGTCGATCGGGGTCGCGCCCGTCTCGATCCAGGAGGTCGCGACCGGCGGCCTGAACGCCGAGCTCAAGATCCCCGGCATGTCCGACCGGGTCAAGATGAAGGATCTGGCGATCATGGCGCGCCAGATGGCCACGATGATCGACTCCGGTCTCTCGCTGCTGCGCGCCCTGAGCATCGTGGCCGAGCAGACCGAGAACAAGGCGCTGGCCCGCCGGCTCGCGCAGGTCCGCAACGACGTCGAGCAGGGCGTCGCCTTTTCCGTCGGGCTCGGCAAGCATCCGGACGTGTTCCCGCCACTCATGATCAACATGGTCAAGGCCGGCGAGGTCGGCGGGTTCCTCGACCAGGTCCTGATCTCCGTCGCGGACAACTTCGAGTCCGAGGTCAAGCTCCGCGGTCAGATCAAGTCGGCGATGACCTACCCGGTCGTCGTCTTCATCATCGCCATCCTCGCCACGGTCGGCATGCTGCTGTTCATCGTCCCGGTCTTCCAGGAGATGTTCGAGAACCTGGGTGGAAAGCTGCCTGCCCCGACGCAGTTCCTCGTGACGATGTCGAACGTCATGAAGGTCGCGATCCTGCCCCTGCTCGCCGCCTTCGGCGTGTTCACGTGGTGGTGGTCCAAGCACAAGAACGACCGTGCGATCCGTGAGCGGCTCGACCCCCTCAAGTTGAAGATCCCCGTCTTCGGCAAGCTTTTCCAGAAGGTCGCGGTCGCGCGTTTCACGCGCAACTTCGGCACGATGCTCCGCTCCGGCGTCCCGATCCTGCAGGCTCTCGACATCATCGGCGAGACCAGCGGCAACCTCGTGCTCGAGAAGGCGGCGCACTCCGTGCAGGAGTCGGTGCGCTCCGGGCAGTCCCTCTCGGGCCCGCTCTCCCTGCACCCGGTGTTTCCTCCGATGGTCGTGCAGATGATGGCGGTGGGCGAGGACACCGGTGCGCTGGACACGATGCTCGAGAAGGTCGCGCAGTTCTACGACCAGGAGGTCGAGGCGACGACGGCGCAGCTCACGAGCCTGATCGAGCCGCTCATGATCGTCGTCATCGGCGGTGTGGTCGGCGGCATGATCATCGCGTTGTACCTGCCCATCTTCTCGATGTTCGAGCTCGTCCAGTAGGTCCCGCGGGACACCGACTGGTCCGCTCGGGTGAAGTTCCCGGTGTGAATCCGACAGCCGCTCAAGGGCGATCTCCGACGGCCCGATCTCGTGGGGGCAGCACCCGAACCGGCATCCCGCCGGAATTCGTCTGACACTTCCCTTCCCTCAAGGAGCACATCGTGATGGCACGTCTCCGCAAGGCTCAGGACGAGCAGGACCAGGGCTTCACCCTGATCGAGCTCCTCGTCGTCATCATCATCATCGGCATCCTCTCCGCGATCGCCATCCCGGTCTTCCTGAACCAGCGTGAGCGCGCCGTGGCCACCGCCGCGCGGGCCGACGTCTCGGTCCTGGCGAAGGAGATCTCGACGGCGATCATCGACAACAGCACGGCGCTGCCGGCCGTGGCCATCGCGACCGGCTCGTACACCGTGACCCCTGCCGGCGGTACTGCCCGCGTTGTCGGCCCGGTCAGCAACGCCGGCTTCACGGCTCCGACGATCCCGACCACGGCGACCACCAGCGACTGGTGCGTGCAGCTCACGGTCGCGGGTGCTGGTGCCATCACGGCAGTCAGCTACGACTCGCAGACCGGCGCGAAGGATGCGGCCTGCTCCTGATCTGAGCACCGCGTGATCGCGGTGTGACCTGGGTGGGGCGGGGGACGACGTCCCCCGCCCCACCTGCACGACCCGCACTCCCACACCCCCGCACGGTCCCCGGAGGCTCGCCCCATGGTGCAGAGGCAGACCACCCGCGGCGCTCATGCCGACGACGGCATGAGCCTGGTCGAGGTGCTGATCGCCGCTGTCGTGCTGGCGATCCTGTCGACCGCGGTCCTCGGGGTCATCCTGCGCACGCAGGCCGCCAACGTGGACACGCGTTCGCGGACCGCGGCGGCCAGCCTCGCCCAGCGCGAGATCGAGTTCGTCCGTGAGGAGTTCGTCCGGACGCCCACCAGCCCCGTCGACATCGCCAACGCCGGCGTCGTCACCAACGCCCATCCCCTCACCGGCGGTACCGCCGGGTCGCCGCTGGTGCTCGACAACGTGCCGTACACGGTGACCCGCTCCGTGGCGTGGAACGTCACGGGCACCGGGGCCTCCGCGTGCGAGGGCGGGTCGCTCGTGCAGCACCCGACGCTGGGCGTCACGGTCGCCGTGACGTGGCCCAACATGGGCGCCACCCGACCGGTCCTGTCCCACATCCAGCTGGCCCCGCCGAAGGGCACGAGCGTCTCGGCCACGCAGGGCTTCGTGGCGGTCAAGGTCGTCGACTCCGACGGCGCCCCGCACGCGGGGCGCACGGTGCGCGTGACCAGCACGGCCGGTGCGACGACGTCGTCTCTCACCGACACCGCCGGCTGTGCGGTCGTCGCGGTCAACCCGCCGGCCGCCGGGAGCGTCTACACGGCGCGGTTGGGCGACGTCGGGTTCGTCGACGTCTCGGGGGTGCCCGACCCGTCGAAGCAGACCGGCGTCCTGAAGGCGGGTCAGCTCAACGCGAACCTGAGCTTCGCGTACGACCGTGCGGCGACGCTGCGGGTGCGCGTGGTCGACGGGTCGGGTGCGCTCCTGCCCGACAGCGCGGCGGCAGGCGCCCTGCTGACCGTCGCGGCCACGGTGAGCTCCGGTTCGTCGGCCACGTCGGAGCACACCGCGACCGGCAGCGAGACCACGATCGGGGGCCTGTGGCCGTCGCGCTACGGTGCGTACT of Cellulomonas dongxiuzhuiae contains these proteins:
- a CDS encoding GspE/PulE family protein, producing the protein MKQLGEILLTGGLVTESQLLAAMDEQIATGTSLGRTLVELGILSESQLVQALAEQVGMEFVDLDEYPVDRRAVTLVPGVMCRMHTVLPVGLRDGAIVLATADPGNVVAVDDVRTVSQMPVISVIATHDNLLRAIDRYCRADDEMEDLSHAFEVDNRAQEVDLSRLGDSVDDDAPIVRYVNLLVTQAISDRASDIHIEPSEHDLRVRYRIDGVLHETQRSPKNIIGGVISRVKIMSDIDIAEKRKPQDGRMSVVHNGRKIDLRVATLPTVWGEKIVMRILDNSTASLDLRDLSFLEHNYATYKESYTKPYGMILVTGPTGSGKSTTLYATLNAVSKPEINVITVEDPVEYRLPGINQVQVNPKAGLTFAAALRSILRSDPDVVLLGEIRDHETAQIAIEAALTGHLVLSTLHTNDAPSAVTRLTEMGIEPFLVGSALDCVVAQRLARRLCTRCKEQYTPAQHELEAARFPWMPGEPLPQLYRPAGCTACSRTGYKGRLALHEVMRVTEEIERHAVAHSSALEINATAVKQGMLGLREDGWQKVADGLTSIEEILRVVA
- a CDS encoding type IV pilus twitching motility protein PilT; this translates as MQPGETFAPADPPPPPVPPSQRVPVPQQPTAAMPVSPVPPAAGHARAAGPGAPRAAAPQQQRSGSGMQRQPDDIDIDQVLRAMVEAGGSDLHLTAGAPPTVRISGSLKPLGGFAPMMPEPLRRSIYAMLTQKNREKFEANLELDISHAVRGLARFRVNVYQQRESVGAAFRVIPYEIKELKDLGVPPIVGTFAGMPRGLVLVTGPTGSGKSTTLASIVDLANRTREDHIMTVEDPIEFLHRHKKCVVNQREVGADTHSFANALKHVLRQDPDIILVGEMRDLETISVALTAAETGHLVFATLHTQDAAQTIDRIIDVFPAHQQAQVRTQLAGALQGVVCQTLVKRSDGPGRAVATEVLIATPAIRNLIREGKTHQIYSAMQAGAQQGMHTLDQHLADLVKDNKVTYEAGLEACHHVEDYNRLTGRFSGGSQGAAGMGGMDPYASMEMDMGSM
- a CDS encoding type II secretion system F family protein, translated to MAEGTKTFEYAVRDREGKIVKGRLEATDQAAVANKLKSIGVAPVSIQEVATGGLNAELKIPGMSDRVKMKDLAIMARQMATMIDSGLSLLRALSIVAEQTENKALARRLAQVRNDVEQGVAFSVGLGKHPDVFPPLMINMVKAGEVGGFLDQVLISVADNFESEVKLRGQIKSAMTYPVVVFIIAILATVGMLLFIVPVFQEMFENLGGKLPAPTQFLVTMSNVMKVAILPLLAAFGVFTWWWSKHKNDRAIRERLDPLKLKIPVFGKLFQKVAVARFTRNFGTMLRSGVPILQALDIIGETSGNLVLEKAAHSVQESVRSGQSLSGPLSLHPVFPPMVVQMMAVGEDTGALDTMLEKVAQFYDQEVEATTAQLTSLIEPLMIVVIGGVVGGMIIALYLPIFSMFELVQ
- a CDS encoding prepilin-type N-terminal cleavage/methylation domain-containing protein, with the protein product MARLRKAQDEQDQGFTLIELLVVIIIIGILSAIAIPVFLNQRERAVATAARADVSVLAKEISTAIIDNSTALPAVAIATGSYTVTPAGGTARVVGPVSNAGFTAPTIPTTATTSDWCVQLTVAGAGAITAVSYDSQTGAKDAACS
- a CDS encoding prepilin-type N-terminal cleavage/methylation domain-containing protein — its product is MVQRQTTRGAHADDGMSLVEVLIAAVVLAILSTAVLGVILRTQAANVDTRSRTAAASLAQREIEFVREEFVRTPTSPVDIANAGVVTNAHPLTGGTAGSPLVLDNVPYTVTRSVAWNVTGTGASACEGGSLVQHPTLGVTVAVTWPNMGATRPVLSHIQLAPPKGTSVSATQGFVAVKVVDSDGAPHAGRTVRVTSTAGATTSSLTDTAGCAVVAVNPPAAGSVYTARLGDVGFVDVSGVPDPSKQTGVLKAGQLNANLSFAYDRAATLRVRVVDGSGALLPDSAAAGALLTVAATVSSGSSATSEHTATGSETTIGGLWPSRYGAYFGAAPPPGGYASVELEPGATGQVDVVLKFAEGTIGNLPPGTTGVVAVPGTGGCTAPGARSVDPAGFSLMPGQWTFWATGAAFTCATGPTVTLVGGPAGTIGFAPSVLRVVGVPAGGTLWAVSTTKATGLTTCAGAATAGVALNVDAARTGPLPLPAGDWFVYRTNGAADGPCLSVPATAYPQNVAYGTSSTLTWVDRPPPVGLTITNVPSGNQWRVFVSRTTRSANCGTTLPAGAVQVGALNARNVTGSVEQGVWYVYRQRTDGNTSTRCTLMKGPGTVTISGTATAYSADFMSGLVTSS